Part of the Leucobacter insecticola genome is shown below.
GCCACCTCGTGCTCGGCGGCGAAGAGCCGGGAGTCCGAGTACGAGGCCCAACGTCAGGAGTCCGAGTCCGCCGAGCCACGCGGCCCAGGCATCGCTGCCGGTTGAGGCCAGCCAGCCGCTCCTTGGAGTGTTCACCGGGGTCGTCCATGGTGTCGGCGGTGTTGGCGGCGTCGGCGGCACCGGTGGGTTTGTCGGCGGTGTCGCGTTGCAGTTTGGCGTGGCCGGCGGGTAGACGACCACCGCCGCAGAGGAGGGATTGATCCGGATCTCCATCACGGCCTCCCCGCGGAGGTTGTAGAACGGAGCGTTTGGATCGAGCACCCAGCTGCCGTCTGGGTTCTGAGTCCAACCGGGCCAAGCAATGGGGTTGCCCGCGGCGTCGACCGCGGCGCCCGGCCAGAGCAACTGTCCCTCAAGAGGGGTGCCATCTGCCCACCCACTCGGCACGTCGATGGGGTCGACCTGCGATGCACCGTCCGCGAGCAACGCTGCGGCGTCACCCGCGTCAATCGATGGATCCCGATTCTCGTAGGCGTCAAGCGTCCACCAGATGAGCGAGATTGTTGGCACATCGGCCACGTTGAACGGGGTTACCGAGTAGCTTGCATAGGGCGTGTCTGCCCGGCAGACCGCATCGGCCTCAACTGCGATCGTTTTCACCGGAGTCGTGACGCTCGCGCAGTTGTCGCTTTCGATGTTGTCGGTGCCAGCACCCTCCGAGACGCACGCCGTGTTGACGATCGGCGGGTAGGGATCCGATTCGCTCGGACGAGGGAGGGCGCCGACGCTCACGTCAAAGGTGAACACGGCGACCTCGCCGGCCATGAACTGCTCGGGATAGTCCGCGATGAATACGCTGTCACTGAATGCGGCGGTCCAGCCATCCGGGGCGGACAGCGTGCCTTCCACGTAACTCAGGCCGGTCGGCAGCGGATCCGTCACGGTCACCGCCTCAGCGGGATCCTGCCCCGTGTTGGTTACCGTGATGGTGTAGCTGATTACCTCATCCTTCCCGGTATCGACGGCGCCCTCCGGGATCGGTGCGTGCGTCTTTTCGATACCGAGATTGACGTCCCGCACACGGTCGGTGGTGTCGCAGTCATCGGGCTCGAGGAGCACCGCGGGTGGGTCTGCAAACGGATTGGCAAGATCCGGCATGCTGACCGGGCACTCGCCGCCGGGGGTTCCCGGGGTGGCGACGTTGTTGAGCGTCTCCCCGTGAGCATCGGCGTGCACCGTGACCGCGTAGCTGATGGTGGCCTCCGGATCGCCCGCCGCCATTGTCGGGATGTCCCAGCGCAACTGCTTCGTGACCGGATCAAACGTCAGACCCGGGAGAGCGGCTGCACGAGGTTGGCCTCATCGAGGACATCGCTGAGATCGTCGAGCGCGGTTGCCCCCGTCACGGTTGCGTCGCTCGTGTTCAGTGCATGCAGTGTGTAGGTGATCGTCGATGAGGGATCAACGATGCTGCCAGATGCCGGATCGCTGGTCTTGGTGAGGCGCCAACCCGGCGTGACGTGGGTCGTCTCGCACGATCCCTCGCAACTTGAACCCACGGGCGGCGTCACCACATTGTGTAGCGTCTCATCGAATGCGTCGTCGTTGATGAGCACGGTGTACTCGAGTGTCGCGGTGCCCGTGAGCGTGTCGATCTGCCAGTCGAGCGTGCTGCTCGCCGCGCCCAGTGTTGCCGTGCCCACTGACGGGTTCGGCTCGCCCTGCAGCGTAGCGTTGTCAAGCACATCAGCGAGATCATCGGTGATGAGCAGGTCCGTCGGATACACGCCGCCGGTGTGGGTCGCGGTAATCGTATAGGTCACCGTGGTGCCGGGGAGGACGGTGGATCCGCTCGCTGGGGTGCTGGACTTCGAAACGGTCCATGTGGGTGCAAGAGCCGTGTTGATGATCGTGCAGCTCACCTTTTCACCCTCGGCAAGGGTGATCGTGGAACCCGCAAGCACCCCGCCATCACAGCTCCACGTGCCTGCCTCGTATCCCACCGCGGTGCCCGCTTCGGAGAGATCGTAGGATCCCACCTTCACCTGTGCGTTGGTAATGCTGGCGTCCCCGGTGACCCCGGTGATCGGGGTGGGGCCGGATCCTGTCAGCGTCCAATCACCGGGTTCCCCGCTGCCGCCCGTGGCGCCGTTTTCGACGACCTTGATGAGCGTGAGTTCGGGGAGAGCGCGGTGTTCGTGATCGTGCAGATGACATTGCCGCCGGTGGGCACGGTAACGGCTTGGCCGCCGAGAACGGTATCGAAGACCACACCACCCTCACAGATCCAGTCACCGGCGTCGAAACCGCCCGGTCCTTCTTCAGAGAGGGTGTAGTCCCCCCCGAAGACCGAGACGGTTTCGACGCCGCCGCCCGCCCTGACGCCCGTTCCGTTGCCTGATACTGACTCCTGGCCCGCGATACCGTTGGGGGTGGCCGTTAGCGTCCACTCCGCAGGGAGCCTCGTGCTGCCAGTGTCACCCTGCTCAACCTCTTTGATGAGGGTGAGCGTTGCGGGACGATCCGCGTTGGTGAAGGTGCACACGACCTCGTCACCGAGAGCGAGTGTCGCGGTCGGATCCGCAAGGCTCGTGCCCAGGAGCTCGCCGTCGTTGCTGCAGACGAGGCCGCTCAGCTCGTAGCCGATGGGGTCGATGTTGGTTTCACCCAGAGTGTAGGTGCCGATTTGGACCGGAACCTGGGTGGTGGCAGGTGTCCCGCTGAGGCCGTTTACGGTGGTGGGGCCCGTGGCGCTCAGCGGGAACTCGTTCTCCGCACGGCTGCCGCCGTGGGAATTCTGAACCTCTTTTTCGAGGGTGAGAGTTGGCGCGATCGCCGTGTTCGTGATCGTACAGATCACATTTTCTCCGGGGGACAGGGT
Proteins encoded:
- a CDS encoding DUF11 domain-containing protein encodes the protein MAAGDPEATISYAVTVHADAHGETLNNVATPGTPGGECPVSMPDLANPFADPPAVLLEPDDCDTTDRVRDVNLGIEKTHAPIPEGAVDTGKDEVISYTITVTNTGQDPAEAVTVTDPLPTGLSYVEGTLSAPDGWTAAFSDSVFIADYPEQFMAGEVAVFTFDVSVGALPRPSESDPYPPIVNTACVSEGAGTDNIESDNCASVTTPVKTIAVEADAVCRADTPYASYSVTPFNVADVPTISLIWWTLDAYENRDPSIDAGDAAALLADGASQVDPIDVPSGWADGTPLEGQLLWPGAAVDAAGNPIAWPGWTQNPDGSWVLDPNAPFYNLRGEAVMEIRINPSSAAVVVYPPATPNCNATPPTNPPVPPTPPTPPTPWTTPVNTPRSGWLASTGSDAWAAWLGGLGLLTLGLVLGLPALRRRARGGGRV